GATCGAGAACCCCGAGAACTACCGCAAGGACGATCTCCAGCGGCGCGTGCTCGCCCCGGGCCTCGGCAACGGCCTGCTCAGCGCCGAGGGCGACGAGTGGCGGCTCCAGCGCCGGACGCTGGCGCCGATCTTCAACGCCCGCACGGTGCAGGGCTTCTCCGAGGCGATGAATGCCGCCGGCGCGCGCCTGGGGCGCCGCCTTGCCCGCCGCGCGGGCAAGCAGGTCGACGTTGCCCTGGAGATGACCCGCGTCACCCTCGATGTGCTGGAGCGGACGATCTTCACCCACGGCCTGCCCAGCGACCCGGACGCCCTCGGGCGCGCCATCACCCGCTTCCTGGAGGCGGTGGGGCCGATCGACCCCCTCGACGTGTTCGGCGTGCCTGAATTCGTGCCGCGAATCGGCCGCCTGCGTGCCCGCCCGGCGGGACGCTTCTTCGCCGAGGTGGTCGACGAACTGATCGCCCGGCGCAAGGCGCTGATGGACCGGGGCGAGGCCCCCCGGGATCTGCTGACGCTGCTGCTCGCCGCGCAGGATCCGGAGACCGGTAACGGCCTCTCGGATCTCGCCGTGAAGGCCAATATCGTCACCTTCATCGCCGCCGGCCACGAGACGACGGCCAATTCCCTGACCTGGACGCTCTACTGCCTCTCGCAGGATCCGGCCGCCCAGGCGCGGATCGAGGCCGAGGTCGACGCCGCCGGGCCCGGTGATTTCGCCGCGGAGCGGCTGCCGTTCACCCGGGCGGCGATCGAGGAGGCGATGCGGCTGTTCCCACCGGTGCCGTTCCTCAGCCGCCAGGCGGTCCGCGACGATCGGTTCGGCCGGATCAAGGTACCGCGGGGCTCGATGGTGCTGGTGGCGCCCTGGGTGCTCCACCGCCACCACCTGCTCTGGGAGGATCCGGAAGCCTTCGTGCCGGAGCGCTTCCTGCCGGGCGCGCGCGAAAGCATCCCGCGCTTCGCCTACCTGCCGTTCGGGGCGGGACCGCGGGTCTGCATCGGCCAGAGTTTCTCGGTTCAGGAGGCGGTGATTCTGCTGGCGCATATCGTCCGGGCGGTGCGCTTCCGTCTGCCCGAGGATCACCCGCCGGTTACGCCGCTCCACCGCGTGACGCTGCGGCCGGAGCACGGCTTGCGGATGGAGGCCGAGGGGCGGGTTTGAGCGCGTTGACGGGACCCCTGTGGGTTCGCACATTGCGACGAGGAACGAGAGAGTCGCCGTGGCTTGGAATTAGGCACGACCCGCGATGGCCGATACCGCTGCCCCCGCGACGCTGGATTACGCCGAGCAGGTCGCCCGCGTCCTGCGCTCCAACGCCGAGACAGAAAAGTTCGTCGCCGAGCAGCGCAAGCTGATTGACGAGCAAACCAAGCTTCAGGCGGAGGCGGCGAAGCTGCACGCCGAGACGCTGAAGCTCGGTCGGGACCGCGTCCTGGCCCCGCTCTCGATCGCGTTCGCCGGCATGGCGGCGGCGGCCGCCTTCTTCGGCGCGGGGGCGGCCTTCGTCAAACTACTGAGCCCGTGATCATCTGAGTCCTGCCGGTTTGTGAGAGTACTGCTGGACGACCGGCATCGACACGATTCGGAAATCTCTACGCGGCTCGTTGCACCGGCGCCCTTCCTTGCGAGCGAAGCGAAGCAATCCAGTCGGCGCCTCGTTGTTCGAGGTTGCGCCGCCCTGGGTCACTTCGCTTCGCTCGTGATGACGAAGGGCGCATCCGGCGAATCCTCAGTCCGAAGGAACAACCGAATCGCGGTCCGTCCGATCGGATGCGGGAGCAGGGCCGCTCGTCGGGAAGTCCAACCCCTGTTGGTCAGCATATCTGGGGGATGCTGGACGGGCGGCGTGATGAACGCCGTCCCAGCGCAGGATCGCCGTGGCTATAAAATGACGCGGTCAGTTTCACGCCTTCGTCGAAGCGCTTCGCGCGCGCTCGCCGACAGGCCCGGCTGCGCAGGACTCTCGTCCCTTCCTGAACCCTCGGGCCGTCGATTCAGCCCGGCGCGTTCAGCTCTTCTTGCGGAACGCGTCCAGGCTCACGACCTCGGCGCTGCCCTCCTCGCCCTCCTTCTTGGCGGCGGGGCGGGGTGCCTTCTCGTCGGGCTTGTCGGCCGCAGGCGCTGGCAGACCCTTCGGGGCGCCCGCGCCGATCGTGGCGAGCCCGCCGCCCTTCGGGCGGACCTCGCCGGGCTCGGAGCCCGCGCCGCGCGGACCGGCCTTGGCCGGGGCGGCGTTCGCCTCTTCTGGGGTCTCGCCCGCCTCGCTGAGGTCGAACTTCAGGCCGAACTGCACCGACGGGTCGAAGAAGCCCGACAGGGCCTCGAACGGCACCAGCAGCCGCTCCGGCACGCCCGAGAAGGACAGGCCGACCTCGAAGGCGTGCTCGGTGACGTTGAGGTCCCAGAACTGGTGCTGCAGGACGATGGTCATATCCTGCGGGTACTTCTCGCGCAGGGCCTGCGACATCCGCACGCCGGGCGCCTCGGTGCGGAACGAGACGTAGAAGTGGTGCTCGCCCAGCAACCCCTCGCGGGCCGCGTCGGTCAGCACCTTGCGCACCACGCCGCGCAGGGCGTCTTGCACCAAGAGATCGTAGCGGATCAGGTCGTCTGCCATCTGCGGTCGCGCTCTTGCCCCGGACTGCCCGGCGCCCCGCCGCGGATGGCCGGACCGAGAGATTCACGTAGAGGCTTCTGTTGCCAGGTGCCTCCGAACCCCGCCTATGCGGTGCTACCCGCTAGGACTTCAGGTCGGTATTGGGGACCGCTTACGCGGCCACCGCTACCGGAGCAAAGTTGTCGTTGGCAACTATTGCAAAGGCCCGATAACGGCGGAACCATGCCGAGCGAAAGCTCAACCTTTACGCCCTCGTCGATCCTATTTCGCCCCCGCCGAAGCCCAGGCCGGTGTCACGCGCCTTGCGGCAGCATGTCCTGGGCTCAGGTGGAGGCGCCGGGTACCGCCCCCGGGTCCGATAGGTTTATTGCGAAGAACGTTTATCGCCATAGCCGGCCTCGCGACCGGCTCCCGAGATATAGAGGGGATCGGTCCGGTTTTGAAGCCCGATCGTGTCGCGCCGCTGTCTCATTTGGAGCCTCCGGGCGAGGCTGTTGCCGGAAGCGCGCAGCCGCGCCTCGACGCGCCGCCGGATCCGGGGCGGCTCGACCGCATCTGGTCGGCGACCTGGCGTCTCGGCGCCCTGGTCGCCCTCGTCATCCTCTATCTCGGTGCGGCGAGCCTGCTCTCGCTCGCCAGTGTGCGCGTCGGGTTCGACCTGTGGAACGGGATCGACCCGTTCCTGCCCCCGGAGCGGCGGCCCTTCCTCGGCGCGGTGGAGCTCGCCCACCGCGCCTTCGCGGTCGACGCCCTGCGGCAGGTCTTCCTCGCCCTGCTGGTGCTCGGCGGCGCGTGGTGGCGCGATCGGGCGGGCTGGCGCCGCCGCCTCGCCCTGGACCGGGAGCGCCCCAACGGGATGCGGCCCGTCGCGCTGCTCGTCCTGCTCCTCGTCTGGCCGGTGCTGCACATCGCCTGGGTGACCGGCACGGCCGAGCTGTTCGGGGCCAGCTTCGGACAGCACGTGCGGCTGTCGCCGTTCATGAGCCAGGCCGCGGTGGCCGCGTGGCTCGCCTATCTGGCGATCCTGGCACCGGTGGCCGAGGAGTTGCTGCTGCGCGGCGAGTCCTTCGCCCGTGCCCAGGCCGCGGTCGGTCCCGTGGGGGCGATCCTGGTCACGGCGATCGTCTTCGCGGCCGCCCACATCTCGTCCTGGGGATTGGCCCGGCCGGTCTCGCTTCTGCCGCTCGCCCTCGCGCTCGGCTGGCTGCGATGGCGCACCGGCCGCCTCTGGCCCTGCATCGCCCTGCATGGCTGGTCGAACCTCGCCCTCGTGAGCTACCTTCTGTGGCCGGCTTGAAGGCATGGGGTGACGGCGGTGGACAGATGTCGGCGGCGCGCTTGCCGGCCGGCGCGCCGACGCGCAGGAATGGCCGATGGACGCTTATCAGGACCTGCTCCGGCGCATCCTCGACGAGGGCGTGGCCAAGGACGACCGCACCGGCACCGGGACGCTCTCGGTCTTCGGCCACCAGATGCGCTTCGACCTGTCGGCGGGCTTCCCCCTCGTCACCACGAAGCGGCTGCACCTGCGCTCGATCATCCACGAGCTCCTCTGGTTCCTGGCCGGCGACACCAACGTGGCCGCGCTGCGGGCGAACGGCGTGACGATCTGGGACGAGTGGGCCGACGCGAACGGCGATCTCGGCCCGGTCTACGGCAAGCAATGGCGCTCCTGGGAGAAGCCCGGCGGCGGCACCGTCGACCAGATCGCCGGTGTGCTGGACGAGATCCGGCGCAACCCCGATTCCCGCCGGCTGATCGTCTCCGCCTGGAACCCGGCCGACCTCGACCGGATGGCGCTCGCCCCCTGCCACTGCCTGTTCCAGTTCTACGTGAGCGAGGGGCGGCTCTCCTGCCAGCTCTACCAGCGCTCGGCGGACGTCTTCCTCGGGGTGCCGTTCAATATCGCGAGCTACGCGCTCCTGACCCACATGATCGCGCAGGTGGCCGGCCTCGGGGTGGGGGACTTCGTCCACACCTTCGGCGACGCGCATCTCTACCGGAACCACCTGGAGCAGACCCGCACCCTCCTGACCCGGGAGCCGCGCCCCCTGCCGCGACTGCGGCTCAACCCGGCGGTGCGGGACCTGTTCGCCTTCCGGTACGAGGACTTCGCCGTCGAGGGCTACGACCCGCACCCGGCCATCGCGGCCCCGGTCGCGGTATGAGGCCGCGCGTCTCCCTGGTCGTGGCCGTCGCCCGCAACGGCGTCATCGGCCGCGACAACGGCCTCGCCTGGCACCTCTCCAGCGACCTGAAGCGGTTCAAGGCGCTCACCATGGGCAAGCCGATGCTGATGGGCCGGCGCACCTGGGACTCGATCGGCCGGCCGCTGCCGGGACGGCGGTCGCTGGTGCTCACCCGCGACCGCGGCTTCCGGGCCGAGGGGGCGGAGGTCGTCCACGGCTGGGACGACGCGCTGGCGGCCGCGTCCGGAGAGGAACTGATGGTGGTGGGCGGCGCCGAGATCTACGCCCTCGCGCTCCCCGAGGCCGACCGCCTCCATCTCACCGAGGTCGCGGCCGACCCGGAGGGCGACGTGCGATTCCCGGATTTCGACCGCGCCCGGTTCCGCGAGACCTTCCGCGAGGCGCACCCGGCCGGTCCCCGCGACGAGCACGCCTTCGCGTTCGTCGACTGGGAGCGCGTCCGCTGAGGCGCGCCGCCGCATTTGCGTTCCGCGTCCCGCGTGCCCACCTGCCAGCCTTGACAGCACGGGGCATGCGCCCGCAGGTGCCAGTGAGGGCGCGCTCGGGCCGGGTGCCGGTCGGGCAGGAAGATGCGCGCGCGCAGGCTCTTAGGCCGTCGATCGGGCCGGACCGCGTCGCGGTCTGCCGGCGGACGGGACTAGGCGGGCGAGCGTGGCCGTTCAGGCAAGGGGCGCGCATCGGCGCGCGCATCGGGGCGCCGTCCGGGATACAGGCCGGGCGCGGACAGGCGGGAGACGACGGCTAGGATGCCTTGGAGCAATCAGAGCGGCGGCGGGGGCCCGTGGGGGCGGCCCGGCGGCAACGGCGGCGGTCCCTGGGGCGGTGGCGGCGGCGGCGGCAAGACGCCGCCGAACCTCGAGGACCTGCTCCGGCGCGGACAGGACCGTCTGCGCAACCTGATTCCGGGCGGCGGCGGCGGGAATGGCGGCTACGGCGGCGGCGGCTCGACGGGTGTCGGCGGCGGCCGCAGCGCGGCGGTGATCGCGGCGCTCGCCGTGGCGATCTGGCTCGCCACCGGCTTCTACACCGTCTACCCGCGCCAGGTCGGAATCGAGACGATCTTCGGCCGCTACGTCGGCACGAAGGGCGAGGGCCTGCGCTACAACTTCCCCTATCCGATCGGCGGCGTGGTCAAGCCG
The sequence above is drawn from the Methylobacterium mesophilicum SR1.6/6 genome and encodes:
- a CDS encoding SspB family protein; this translates as MADDLIRYDLLVQDALRGVVRKVLTDAAREGLLGEHHFYVSFRTEAPGVRMSQALREKYPQDMTIVLQHQFWDLNVTEHAFEVGLSFSGVPERLLVPFEALSGFFDPSVQFGLKFDLSEAGETPEEANAAPAKAGPRGAGSEPGEVRPKGGGLATIGAGAPKGLPAPAADKPDEKAPRPAAKKEGEEGSAEVVSLDAFRKKS
- a CDS encoding dihydrofolate reductase, which produces MRPRVSLVVAVARNGVIGRDNGLAWHLSSDLKRFKALTMGKPMLMGRRTWDSIGRPLPGRRSLVLTRDRGFRAEGAEVVHGWDDALAAASGEELMVVGGAEIYALALPEADRLHLTEVAADPEGDVRFPDFDRARFRETFREAHPAGPRDEHAFAFVDWERVR
- a CDS encoding CPBP family intramembrane glutamic endopeptidase — translated: MKPDRVAPLSHLEPPGEAVAGSAQPRLDAPPDPGRLDRIWSATWRLGALVALVILYLGAASLLSLASVRVGFDLWNGIDPFLPPERRPFLGAVELAHRAFAVDALRQVFLALLVLGGAWWRDRAGWRRRLALDRERPNGMRPVALLVLLLVWPVLHIAWVTGTAELFGASFGQHVRLSPFMSQAAVAAWLAYLAILAPVAEELLLRGESFARAQAAVGPVGAILVTAIVFAAAHISSWGLARPVSLLPLALALGWLRWRTGRLWPCIALHGWSNLALVSYLLWPA
- a CDS encoding cytochrome P450; translation: MSATIDLPEPATRFRPAVPPPLREPLGLFAFLKAARKNPITTWMDAHFKLPVVAAEGAMGRITVVSDPALIRYLLIENPENYRKDDLQRRVLAPGLGNGLLSAEGDEWRLQRRTLAPIFNARTVQGFSEAMNAAGARLGRRLARRAGKQVDVALEMTRVTLDVLERTIFTHGLPSDPDALGRAITRFLEAVGPIDPLDVFGVPEFVPRIGRLRARPAGRFFAEVVDELIARRKALMDRGEAPRDLLTLLLAAQDPETGNGLSDLAVKANIVTFIAAGHETTANSLTWTLYCLSQDPAAQARIEAEVDAAGPGDFAAERLPFTRAAIEEAMRLFPPVPFLSRQAVRDDRFGRIKVPRGSMVLVAPWVLHRHHLLWEDPEAFVPERFLPGARESIPRFAYLPFGAGPRVCIGQSFSVQEAVILLAHIVRAVRFRLPEDHPPVTPLHRVTLRPEHGLRMEAEGRV
- a CDS encoding thymidylate synthase, which produces MDAYQDLLRRILDEGVAKDDRTGTGTLSVFGHQMRFDLSAGFPLVTTKRLHLRSIIHELLWFLAGDTNVAALRANGVTIWDEWADANGDLGPVYGKQWRSWEKPGGGTVDQIAGVLDEIRRNPDSRRLIVSAWNPADLDRMALAPCHCLFQFYVSEGRLSCQLYQRSADVFLGVPFNIASYALLTHMIAQVAGLGVGDFVHTFGDAHLYRNHLEQTRTLLTREPRPLPRLRLNPAVRDLFAFRYEDFAVEGYDPHPAIAAPVAV